In the genome of Euleptes europaea isolate rEulEur1 chromosome 7, rEulEur1.hap1, whole genome shotgun sequence, one region contains:
- the RTN4 gene encoding reticulon-4 isoform X1 — protein MDSHEQPGRVRSDGHEDFAAVPLDATASLPSLSPLSANPFKEYTAFDTMSSGLPAKGGYSHTEMEAFKATTKNARNPFLAEDDEASVVPEVKRFGVVPPYQESEPFSLFQTKDSVDSKGWSDTSKFSAYQQDSSPDSPVELFAKCEKDGSLEDGKYDIEGHGEKVAFVDNHSIREEYVDFKPFEPTGASNDSSSLKDIGRDQVDGKLDSGIDKYDADKAKFLPEQKDFEKESESSNEDISFPSTPEARKESPQAYITCAKFESAVTVEGDAAKSLGEEQASQNKTDEKKIAEMKAHFGTESSSTHTASASSPGQTVASDKVESLLKMPVDAASVAEGLTPDLVQEAYESDLFDSVCPKLAYETKIDLVQMSESSQEPLNVAVQICPSFEGGSEATPSPVLPDIVMEAPLNASSTAGVAGPAVPLESSPVEISNSAADDYENVMQKSEKPPSYQEAMNVPATLAQVAKVETPAKESDYKNGAALEDLETSYISIACDLVKETKVSNESASPAFTGYSKTALTECVSQPVPEYSEHLEKSSGKSDLFSRQPELDLAQKKRELVKEKPLETIAKVVTDEGHVEKHEDLPFSLSKPYLESFQPQLESSKNVPTTWSLEVEAADLTKKEETPQLHMEELDTYSDDFLISKEPKVGDQVVDLLYWRDVKKTGVVFGASLFLLLSLTVFSIVSVVAYIALGLLTVTISFRIYKGVIQAIQKSDDGHPFRAYLDKDVAVSEELVQKYSHVVLGHFNNTIKELRRLFLVDDLVDSLKFAVLMWVFTYVGALFNGLTLMIMAVISLFSIPVIYEKHQVQIDHYLGLVNKNVKDAVTKIQDKIPGLKRKAE, from the exons ATGGACTCGCACGAGCAGCCTGGTCGTGTGCGCTCAGATGGCCACGAAGATTTTGCTGCTGTGCCTCTTGATGCTACtgcttctcttccctccctttctcctctcTCAGCCAATCCCTTTAAAGAGTATACAGCCTTTGATACAATGTCCAGCGGACTTCCGGCAAAAGGCGGTTACAGCCACACTGAAATGGAGGCATTTAAAGCAACTACCAAAAATGCACGGAATCCATTCCTTGCAGAGGACGATGAAGCAAGCGTGGTCCCAGAAGTCAAACGTTTCGGAGTGGTGCCCCCATACCAAGAGTCAGAACCATTTTCTTTATTTCAGACTAAGGACTCAGTCGACAGTAAAGGATGGTCTGACACCAGCAAATTCTCAGCATACCAGCAGGACTCTTCCCCAGACTCACCTGTTGAGTTATTTGCAAAGTGTGAGAAAGATGGATCTCTTGAGGATGGGAAGTATGATATTGAGGGTCACGGTGAAAAAGTGGCTTTTGTAGACAACCACTCCATAAGGGAAGAATATGTGGATTTCAAACCTTTTGAACCAACGGGGGCTAGTAATGACAGCAGCAGTTTGAAAGATATAGGTAGGGATCAGGTAGACGGCAAATTAGACAGTGGCATAGATAAATATGATGCAGATAAGGCAAAGTTTCTGCCTGAACAAAAGGACTTTGAAAAAGAGAGTGAAAGCAGCAATGAAGACATTTCTTTCCCAAGTACTCCTGAAGCTAGAAAAGAGTCTCCGCAAGCTTACATTACTTGTGCCAAGTTTGAGTCAGCTGTGACAGTGGAGGGAGACGCTGCCAAATCTCTAGGAGAGGAACAAGCTTCTCAGAATAAAACAGACGAGAAAAAGATAGCAGAAATGAAGGCTCATTTTGGCACGGAGTCCAGCTCAACCCACACTGCGTCAGCAAGCAGCCCGGGCCAGACAGTTGCGTCTGATAAAGTGGAGAGCTTGCTGAAGATGCCCGTTGATGCAGCATCTGTGGCTGAAGGCCTCACTCCAGATTTAGTGCAGGAAGCATATGAAAGTGATTTGTTTGATTCAGTCTGCCCTAAACTTGCGTATGAAACAAAGATTGATTTGGTCCAAATGTCTGAGTCTTCGCAAGAACCTTTGAATGTGGCCGTACAGATCTGCCCCTCCTTCGAAGGAGGGTCTGAAGCAACTCCCTCCCCAGTCTTGCCAGATATTGTTATGGAGGCACCACTGAATGCAAGCAGCACTGCTGGGGTGGCTGGTCCTGCTGTGCCACTTGAAAGCTCCCCAGTGGAAATTTCTAATTCAGCTGCTGATGACTACGAGAATGTAATGCAGAAATCTGAGAAGCCTCCTTCCTATCAGGAGGCAATGAATGTACCAGCAACCCTGGCACAGGTGGCCAAGGTTGAAACTCCTGCTAAGGAATCTGACTACAAGAATGGTGCCGCTCTAGAAGACTTGGAGACTTCATATATATCCATCGCCTGTGACTTAGTTAAAGAAACAAAAGTCTCCAATGAATCTGCTTCTCCAGCTTTTACAGGCTATTCTAAGACTGCGTTGACAGAATGTGTTTCACAACCTGTGCCTGAGTATTCTGAGCATCTTGAGAAATCATCTGGAAAAAGTGACTTGTTTAGTAGGCAGCCAGAACTTGATCTTGCTCAGAAGAAGAGAGAACTTGTGAAAGAGAAACCACTTGAAACTATTGCCAAGGTCGTTACAGATGAAGGTCACGTGGAGAAACATGAGGATTTGCCATTTTCCCTTAGCAAGCCCTACTTGGAATCCTTCCAGCCTCAACTGGAAtcttccaaaaatgtccccacaacCTGGTCTCTGGAAGTGGAGGCAGCAGACTTGACTAAGAAAGAAGAGACTCCCCAGCTACACATGGAAGAACTTGATACTTATTCAGATGATTTCCTCATTTCTAAGGAACCCAAAGTGGGAGACCAAG TTGTCGACCTCCTTTACTGGCGAGATGTTAAGAAGACTGGCGTGGTGTTCGGTGCCAGCTTGTTCCTGCTGCTTTCTTTAACGGTATTCAGTATTGTGAGTGTTGTTGCTTACATTGCCTTGGGCCTCCTGACAGTGACCATCAGCTTTAGGATATACAAGGGAGTTATCCAAGCAATCCAGAAGTCTGATGATGGCCATCCATTTAG GGCTTACTTGGATAAAGATGTTGCTGTGTCCGAAGAGCTTGTCCAGAAATATAGCCACGTTGTGCTTGGCCACTTCAACAATACAATTAAGGAGCTCAGGCGCCTCTTCCTAGTGGATGACTTGGTGGATTCTCTAAAG